CAATCCATGGGATATGGCGGCGGGTTGTCTTATGGTGAGTGAAGCAAAAGGGGTGGTTACAACCTTCAAAGGGGAAGGGTTCAGTATATACAGTGATGAGATAGTTGCATCAAACGGTATTATCCATGATGCGATGCTGGGAGTATTGCAGGAAGAAAACTCAGGGGATAGGGCATAGGGCATAGGGTATTGACCCCTGACCTCTGATATTTTGAGGGGGATATATGAAAGAGTATTCAATGGAGGACATAAAGAGCATCGTAAGACCGACACTTGGAGAAGAGGTTCCACTGGTGCTCTTCAGGATTTTAAGAATAATAGGGATAAGAAACATCCTGGGTGAAAGCGCAGGGGCGACCCTGTATATGATGGGAAAACATGTAGGGAATATGCTCGGGGCAAAGGACATTTCGGAATTCAGGGAGAGGATAAAAGAGCTTAAGGTGGGGATACCAGAGGTAGAGATTGTTGATGAAGACCATGTTGTAGTAAAGCTTTTTGAATGCATTACCTGTGCAGGTTTTCCTAATACGGGTGAGATGTTCTGTGATATGGAAAGCGGTATCATTGCAGGACTTCTGGAAAAGGTGTATGGGAAAAGGGCTAAATCAACCCAGACAAAGAGCTGGTCTTCCGGGTATAAGTATTGTGAGTTCGACGTGCTTATTTACTGATTTATGGATGAAAAAGGGTTATTAGAAAAAAGACAGAAAGAGCTTGAGATAGAACTTGAGGAGACAAGAAGCCTCTCCCGGACAAGAGATAACCTCCTCATGGCAAACATAAGGGAGTTGAACGACGTATACAATGTTTTAAGAGAAAAGCTGAAGGAACTCAAGAGGAGAGATGAAAGGATCAAAAGCTTTGAAGAAGAGCTTATAAGGGCAAATAAACTCTCTGCCCTTGGTGAGCTTGCAGGGTCTATTGCCCATGAGATAAAAAATCCTCTCATTGCAATACAGGGTTTTGCAAAAAGGATAGAGAAGACAAAAGAGCCGGATAAGATAGAGGAGTATGCAGGTGTAATAGATAAAGAAGCTGGAAGGCTATCGAATGTGCTGATGAAGCTTTTAGAGTTTTCAAGAATGGATGAACCAAACAAAGAATATGTTGATGTAAATGAGATAGTGGATGATACCGTACTGTTTATGGAGCATCACCTTACAAGGTTTAAGAATGTTGAGCTTGTGGTGGAAAGGAAGAAAGACCTTCCCCATATACAGGTGGACAAGATTCATATTCAGCAGGCCCTTGTAAATATTGTGATGAACGCAGCCCAGGCAATGCCAGGAGGCGGGGTTATAGAGATAAAGACACAGAATGCCAATGGTCGTATATCCATATCTGTGAAAGACGAGGGTGCGGGTATAAAAGATGAGGATATGGGTAAGATATTTGAACCGTTTTTTACCACAAAAAAGAAAGGTGAAGGGACAGGGCTTGGCCTCTCATTAAGTAAAAGGCTTGTTGAGGCGAACGGAGGGGAGATTGATGTAGAGAGTAAAGTGGGGGAGGGGAGTACGTTCAGAATACTTTTAGGTTCTGCTAAATTGACTTGAACGCCATGCGCATAGCGCTTTGCGCAAAGCAGATCAGAACTCCAGCTTCATACCGTCATGGGCCGCTATTATGTTTATCCCTGTTTCTTCTTTTAGTCTTTCGGCCAGCAAGTAAGGTTTTTCCTTTATGATGTTCATGCCGAAATGGGTCATGATAGCAACCTCTGGTTTTATATGCGTAACAATGTTTACGAAATCGTTTACAGCAAGATGGTCTATAACGTGATCTTTTTCAATAGGTTTCGATCGAAGGACATTTATTATGAGATAATCTACAGTGTAGAAACTTGGTAGTGTATCAAAAAACCTTGTATCTGTTATCAAACCTATCCTTTTGTTCAGTTCAAATATTATCCCGTATGTTTCCACCGGATGCACGTGTCTCACAGGTGTGCTGAATGTGATATCCTTTGTTGTGTAACTTTGTTTTTCTTTTAAGAGCTCAATTCTGTCGAGATATTTTCTCACATATTTCAGGACCACAGGGTCATCTCCAATTGCATCTTCCGGACAGTAAAGCACGCCCCTCTTTTTAAAACCCCCATCGGTCATGGCCTCTATCATCACATTCACATCATTCGCATGGTCTATGTGTTTATGGGTGAGGATTATCCCATCTAACTTGGTTAAATCAAACCGTTCCTTCGATGCATGTATTCTGACAAGTGCCCCTGGCCCCGGGTCTATGTAGAGATTCGTATCTTTATAGTGTAACAAGAGACCGCCTGTTGCCCTTAACTGTTTGGATACTACAAATCGAGCCCCACCTGTTCCAAAGAACTTAATAAAACCTTCCATTATGCGCTCCCAATATGTTATTTATATTACGGATTGCGGGTTAGGGAATTATTACTCCGAACTCCCAACCCCGAACTTAATACTTTATTCTATGTATATATAAGGGTGATGTCAAATTGGATATAATACATTTTGCGATCTTTGATTCATCGTTAGGGAATATGCTGCTTGTGTCAAAGGGCGGAAGATTGAGCGAGCTTGATATAAGTAAAGAGAGTGACTACAAAATCAGGAAGGCGTTTTTAGCCCATTATCCCGATGCCCTTGAATCTATTGAGCCATTCAGCAAGGTAAATATTTTGCTCGACAGGTACCTGAAAGGGGAAAGGGTTGGTTTTGATGTGGATGTTAA
This Pseudomonadota bacterium DNA region includes the following protein-coding sequences:
- a CDS encoding ATP-binding protein, with amino-acid sequence MDEKGLLEKRQKELEIELEETRSLSRTRDNLLMANIRELNDVYNVLREKLKELKRRDERIKSFEEELIRANKLSALGELAGSIAHEIKNPLIAIQGFAKRIEKTKEPDKIEEYAGVIDKEAGRLSNVLMKLLEFSRMDEPNKEYVDVNEIVDDTVLFMEHHLTRFKNVELVVERKKDLPHIQVDKIHIQQALVNIVMNAAQAMPGGGVIEIKTQNANGRISISVKDEGAGIKDEDMGKIFEPFFTTKKKGEGTGLGLSLSKRLVEANGGEIDVESKVGEGSTFRILLGSAKLT
- a CDS encoding MBL fold metallo-hydrolase, with the translated sequence MEGFIKFFGTGGARFVVSKQLRATGGLLLHYKDTNLYIDPGPGALVRIHASKERFDLTKLDGIILTHKHIDHANDVNVMIEAMTDGGFKKRGVLYCPEDAIGDDPVVLKYVRKYLDRIELLKEKQSYTTKDITFSTPVRHVHPVETYGIIFELNKRIGLITDTRFFDTLPSFYTVDYLIINVLRSKPIEKDHVIDHLAVNDFVNIVTHIKPEVAIMTHFGMNIIKEKPYLLAERLKEETGINIIAAHDGMKLEF